The following coding sequences are from one Sciurus carolinensis chromosome 11, mSciCar1.2, whole genome shotgun sequence window:
- the Zw10 gene encoding centromere/kinetochore protein zw10 homolog isoform X2, translating into MASFVTEVLAHSGSLEKEDLGTRISRLTRRVEEIKVRRDLHVSTAEFSDLKQQLERDSVVLGLLKQLQEFSTAIEEYNCALTEKKYVTAAQHLEEAQKSLKLLKSRKCFDLKILKSLSMELTIQKQNILYHLGEEWQKLIVWKFPPSKDTSSLESCLQTELHLCTEQSQKEEKTLMPSISSVLLAFSILGELHTKLKSFGQMLLKYILRPLASCPSLHAVIENQPNTVIVRFESLMTDLEHPSPSEVFEKIRLVLEVLQKKLLDLPLDTDLEIEKISTIILAEMLGDVIWEDLSECLIKNCLVYSIPTNSSKLQQYEEIIQSTEEFENALKEMRFLKGDTTDLLKYARNINSHFANKKCQDVIVAARNLMTSEIHNTVKITPDSKISVPDLPSPDEDNKLKAQKISKTQYNEAANLEPENTLDQHSFSLPTCRISESVKKLMELAYQTLLEATTSSDQCAVQLFYSVRNIFHLFHDVVPTYHKENLQKLPQLAAIHHNNCMYIAHHLLTLGHQFRLRLAPILCDGTTTFVDLVPGFRRLGTECFLAQMRAQKGELLERLSSARNFSNMDDEENYSAASKAIRQVLHQLKRLGTVWQDILPVNIYCKAMGTLLNTAISEIIGRITALEDISTEDGDRLYSLCKTVVDEGPQVFAPLSEESKNKKYQEEVPIYVSKWMPFKELMMMLQASLQEIGDRWADGKGPLATAFSSSEVKALIRALFQNTERRAAALAKIK; encoded by the exons GTCCGTCGTGATCTTCATGTATCAACTGCTGAATTTTCAGACCTGAAACAACAATTGGAAAGAGACTCAGTAGTCCTCGGTTTGCTTAAACAGCTACAAGAG ttttccacTGCTATTGAAGAATATAATTGTGCATTAACAGAGAAGAAATATGTCACCGCTGCTCAGCACCTGGAAGAG GCACAGAAAAGCTTGAAGTTATTAAAATCCAGAAAAtgctttgatttaaaaatattgaaatctcTCAGCATGGAGCTCACAATACAGAAACAGAACATACTTTATCACCTTGGAGAAGAGTGGCAGAAGTTGATTGTCTGGAAGTTCCCACCATCAAAAG ATACCAGCAGTTTAGAATCTTGCCTGCAAACAGAACTTCATTTATGTACTGAACAATCCCAGAAGGAGGAGAAGACCCTTATGCCATCCATCAGTTCTGTCCTCTTGGCATTTTCTATTCTCGGAGAACTACACACTAAGCTTAAATCATTTG GTCAGATGCTGCTGAAGTATATCCTTAGGCCTCTGGCATCTTGCCCATCCCTTCATGCAGTGATAGAAAACCAGCCTAATACAGTTATTGTACGTTTTGAATCTCTGATGACTGACTTGGAACATCCATCACCATCTGAAGTTTTTGAAAAGATCCGACTGGTGCTAGAAGTGCTCCAGAAAAAGCTTCTAG aTTTGCCTCTTGACACTGActtagaaattgaaaaaatatctaCAATCATATTGGCTGAGATGCTTGGTGATGTGATTTGGGAGGACTTGTCTGAGTGTCTCATCAAAAACTGCTTGGTTTATTCTATTCCAACAAATAGCAGCAAGTTACAGCAATATGAGGAG ATCATACAGTCCACTGAAGAATTTGAAAATGCCCTAAAGGAGATGAGGTTTTTAAAAGGAGATACTACTGATTTGCTGAAATATGCTCGTAATATCAATTCTCATTTTGCTAACAAGAAGTGCCAGGATGTTATTGTGGCAGCTAGAAATCTAATGACCTCTGAAATCCACAACACTGTGAAG ATCACTCCTGATTCTAAGATAAGTGTGCCAGACTTACCCAGTCCTGATGAGGATAACAAGCTAAAAGCACAAAAAATATCCAAAACTCAGTACAATGAAGCTGCGAATTTAGAACCTGAAAATACGTTGGATCAACATTCCTTTTCTTTGCCTACATGTCGCATCAGTGAATCTGTGAAGAAGTTAATGGAACTTGCCTATCAGACTTTACTAGAGGCAACAACCAGTAGTGACCAATG tgCTGTCCAACTTTTCTACTCAGTGAGGAATATCTTCCATTTGTTCCATGATGTTGTACCAACATATCACAA GGAAAACCTTCAAAAACTTCCCCAGTTGGCTGCCATTCACCATAACAACTGTATGTATATTGCTCACCACTTGCTGACCCTGGGGCATCAGTTCAGATTACGCCTTGCCCCCATTCTTTGTGATGGCACTACTACTTTTGTGGATCTTGTACCTGGCTTCAGAAGACTTG GGACAGAGTGCTTTTTGGCTCAAATGCGGGCACAGAAAGGCGAACTTCTGGAAAGACTGTCAAGTGCTAGGAACTTTTCAAACATGGATGATGAAGAGAATTATTCTGCAGCAAGTAAAGCAATCCGGCAG GTACTGCACCAACTAAAGAGACTTGGAACTGTGTGGCAAGATATCCTACCAGTGAATATATATTGTAAGGCTATGGGGACTTTACTAAATACAGCAATTTCTGAGATCATTGGCAGAATCACTGCCCTTGAG GACATCTCTACTGAAGATGGTGATAGATTGTATTCCTTATGCAAAACCGTGGTAGATGAAGGACCTCAAGTATTTGCACCTCTGTCTGAAGAAAGCAAGAACAAGAAATATCAAGAAGAGGTTCCCATCTATGTGTCAAAATGGATGCCTTTTAAAGAACTGATGATGATGCTACAAGCTAGCTTGCAAGAAATTGGAGATCG GTGGGCAGATGGAAAAGGGCCGCTGGCAACTGCATTCTCTTCCAGTGAAGTAAAAGCTTTAATTCGTGCCTTGTTccagaacacagaaagaagagcAGCTGCCCTTGCTAAGATTAAGTAG